Proteins from one Sulfuriferula thiophila genomic window:
- a CDS encoding UDP-2,3-diacylglucosamine diphosphatase, with protein MPVTDTAHSLFISDLHLCDSRPAISRLFFDFLQNTAIHADALYILGDLFEYWLGDDTLDVPLNQQVSLALRQLADSGVAVYFMHGNRDFLIATQFADACHAQLLTDPSLIDLYGTPTLLMHGDTLCTDDVSYLAFRAQVRDPQWQNQFLAQPLAARISIAQQARAQSESSKQEKATEIMDVNTVAVHEALRQHDYPRLIHGHTHRPAQHPIDIDDHHCQRWVLPDWYDKGGYLRCDTLGCQFVSLTV; from the coding sequence GTGCCAGTTACTGACACAGCGCACAGTCTGTTTATCTCCGATTTACACCTGTGCGACAGCCGACCTGCAATCAGTCGGCTGTTTTTTGATTTTCTGCAGAACACCGCTATTCATGCTGACGCGCTGTACATTTTAGGCGATCTGTTTGAATACTGGCTGGGCGATGACACGCTGGATGTCCCGCTTAACCAGCAGGTCAGTCTGGCATTGCGCCAACTGGCCGATAGCGGTGTCGCTGTTTATTTCATGCATGGCAACCGCGATTTCCTGATTGCAACGCAATTTGCCGATGCCTGCCATGCGCAACTGCTCACTGATCCGAGCCTGATTGATCTGTACGGCACACCGACCTTACTGATGCACGGCGATACGCTATGCACGGATGATGTCAGCTATCTGGCATTCCGCGCTCAAGTGCGCGACCCTCAATGGCAAAACCAGTTTCTGGCACAACCGCTTGCAGCACGTATTAGTATTGCACAACAGGCGCGCGCGCAAAGCGAATCATCCAAGCAGGAAAAAGCAACCGAGATCATGGACGTTAATACCGTTGCTGTGCACGAAGCATTACGCCAGCACGATTACCCACGCCTTATCCATGGCCATACGCATCGTCCTGCACAACACCCTATCGATATTGATGACCACCATTGCCAGCGCTGGGTCCTGCCGGACTGGTATGACAAGGGCGGCTATCTGCGCTGCGATACGCTCGGTTGTCAGTTCGTCAGCTTAACGGTCTGA
- the folC gene encoding bifunctional tetrahydrofolate synthase/dihydrofolate synthase translates to MSLAEWLQYLEGLHPQVIDLGLERVAQVRAVLLPNIHTPVILVGGTNGKGSTCAYLEAMLSAAGYRTGLYTSPHLLRYNERVRIAQIEVEDVALCAAFAAIEAARGEISLSYFEFGTLAAMWLFEQAAVDIAILEVGLGGRLDAVNVFDASCAVITSIDIDHTEYLGTTREQIGREKAGIFRAGHPAICGDIAPPKVLQEVSQRLGALWRAIGEDYRYQSHATSWDYHGAVTYLNLPLPVMRGDYQLSNAATAIAALENLAPGFVVPEIAIRQGLQHAQVPGRFQMLPGLPQRILDVAHNPHGAQALASNLAKAPVAGKTFAVFAMLADKDIAGVVAAMRDVVDVWLVAGLDMPRGASAAVLRQVLTEAGVAQLKILDSVPAAWTLACEQAQENDRICVFGSFYTVAAILQLISG, encoded by the coding sequence ATGAGTTTAGCCGAATGGCTGCAGTATCTGGAAGGTTTGCATCCCCAGGTCATTGATCTGGGGCTGGAGCGGGTGGCGCAAGTGCGCGCCGTATTGCTCCCGAATATACACACACCCGTCATTCTGGTGGGTGGCACCAACGGTAAAGGCTCAACTTGCGCCTATCTGGAAGCGATGTTGAGCGCCGCGGGTTACCGCACCGGTTTGTACACCTCACCGCATCTATTGCGCTATAACGAACGCGTGCGTATCGCACAAATCGAAGTCGAAGATGTTGCTTTGTGCGCTGCGTTTGCGGCGATAGAAGCCGCGCGCGGCGAGATCTCGTTAAGTTATTTCGAATTCGGTACGCTGGCTGCAATGTGGCTATTTGAGCAGGCCGCTGTTGATATCGCTATTCTGGAGGTTGGGCTGGGTGGCCGACTGGATGCGGTTAATGTGTTTGATGCCAGTTGTGCCGTGATTACCAGCATCGATATTGATCATACTGAATACCTGGGAACTACCCGCGAGCAGATCGGGCGAGAGAAAGCCGGTATTTTCCGTGCCGGGCATCCGGCAATCTGCGGTGATATTGCCCCCCCGAAAGTATTGCAGGAGGTGTCGCAGCGTCTTGGTGCCTTGTGGCGCGCTATTGGTGAAGATTACCGGTATCAGAGCCATGCAACGAGTTGGGACTATCATGGCGCGGTGACCTACCTGAATTTGCCGTTGCCAGTGATGCGCGGTGATTACCAGTTAAGCAATGCAGCGACCGCCATTGCCGCGCTGGAAAATCTGGCACCGGGTTTCGTGGTGCCGGAAATTGCGATTCGTCAGGGTCTGCAGCACGCACAAGTGCCAGGACGGTTTCAGATGCTGCCGGGTTTGCCCCAGCGTATTCTGGATGTTGCGCACAATCCGCATGGCGCTCAGGCATTGGCGAGCAATCTGGCGAAGGCGCCGGTGGCAGGTAAAACATTCGCCGTGTTCGCTATGCTGGCAGATAAGGATATAGCCGGCGTGGTTGCGGCCATGCGCGATGTGGTTGATGTCTGGCTGGTGGCAGGTTTGGATATGCCGCGAGGCGCGTCGGCTGCGGTATTGCGTCAAGTGTTGACCGAGGCAGGTGTGGCTCAGCTAAAAATATTGGATAGTGTACCCGCAGCATGGACTTTAGCCTGTGAACAAGCTCAGGAAAATGATAGAATCTGCGTCTTTGGTTCCTTCTATACTGTCGCCGCCATATTGCAATTGATATCCGGCTAA
- a CDS encoding peptidylprolyl isomerase, with protein MVKLHTNFGVITLELDAEKAPKTVANFLEYVNSGFYANTVFHRVIDGFMIQGGGFEPGMKQKPTNAQIENEAANGLTNDNYTIAMARTPDPHSASSQFFINVKNNSFLNFSAPTSQGFGYCVFGKVVEGMDVVDKIKKVKTGNKAGHSDVPAEDVIIERAEVV; from the coding sequence ATGGTCAAATTACACACCAACTTCGGCGTTATCACTCTGGAACTCGACGCCGAAAAAGCACCAAAAACAGTCGCCAACTTCCTGGAATACGTTAACAGCGGTTTCTATGCAAACACCGTGTTCCATCGCGTCATCGACGGTTTCATGATTCAGGGCGGCGGTTTTGAGCCAGGCATGAAACAGAAGCCTACCAACGCGCAAATCGAAAACGAAGCGGCTAATGGCCTGACCAACGATAACTACACTATCGCCATGGCACGCACACCGGATCCACATTCAGCGTCTTCACAGTTTTTCATTAACGTCAAAAACAACAGCTTCCTGAATTTCAGCGCGCCTACTTCGCAAGGTTTCGGCTACTGCGTATTCGGTAAAGTGGTTGAAGGCATGGACGTTGTGGACAAGATCAAGAAAGTTAAAACCGGCAACAAGGCAGGTCATTCCGATGTACCAGCCGAAGATGTCATCATCGAGCGTGCCGAGGTAGTGTGA
- a CDS encoding CvpA family protein — MTTFDLVVLGIVVLSMMLGAMRGGVKEILSLAAWIVAFLLAKSFADVAAVWMPAMISSPALRYLGGFILVFVIVMAVAMLLSLLLAESLKAAGLGALDRLLGILFGAVRGAAIVLMLVLLAGLTALPKTELWQHSLLAPSLVKLAVMAKPWLPDSLVQHIHF; from the coding sequence GTGACTACTTTCGATTTAGTGGTTTTAGGGATTGTCGTCTTATCAATGATGCTGGGTGCAATGCGTGGCGGTGTAAAAGAGATATTGTCACTGGCTGCCTGGATTGTTGCTTTTTTGCTGGCGAAATCCTTTGCTGATGTGGCGGCTGTGTGGATGCCGGCCATGATCAGTAGCCCGGCATTACGTTATCTGGGTGGCTTCATTTTAGTGTTTGTGATCGTCATGGCTGTGGCCATGTTGTTGAGTCTGTTGCTGGCGGAATCACTCAAAGCAGCTGGTTTGGGTGCACTAGACCGGTTGCTTGGAATATTGTTTGGTGCGGTACGGGGTGCAGCCATTGTATTGATGCTGGTTTTGCTGGCCGGGTTAACCGCGCTGCCAAAAACCGAATTATGGCAACATTCACTACTCGCACCCTCTTTGGTCAAGTTGGCAGTTATGGCTAAGCCATGGCTGCCTGATAGTTTGGTTCAACACATACATTTTTAG
- a CDS encoding L,D-transpeptidase family protein, which yields MLAKYAATLLFCSALTSATQADEQIAMAGPLFDTTTTARVISPKNYTESLLAQALLSIQQNRLDVAIKQIENLIHLHPDYRLAQLIHGDLLLARAQPLTNIGNVSAPAAKLNDLRDEARVRLNSYLDRPVVGLIPQQLLQIDPGITTAVVVDTSKSRLYVFKNQNGTLTNIADYYVTIGRNGAEKSREGDGRTPLGVYYITKKLEGSKLPDLYGSFAFPLNFPNDWDEKQGSFGHGIWLHGTVSSTYSRPPKASEGCVVLTNNDLVELGKYLTPGSTPVVIAERIKWVPPQSAEADKDALMKQVDAWRRDWESRNTDQYLRHYASNFTANGTKFNDWAAAKRRVNQGKTWINVDLSRISIFEYPGQKQMYMVSFDQNYRSNNLNNVMHKRQYWVQHNGSWKIVAENGA from the coding sequence ATGTTAGCTAAATACGCCGCCACGCTTTTGTTTTGTTCCGCCTTGACGTCAGCGACGCAGGCGGATGAACAAATAGCCATGGCGGGGCCTCTATTCGATACCACCACTACGGCTCGTGTTATATCGCCCAAGAATTACACCGAGTCGTTGCTGGCACAGGCCTTACTATCCATCCAGCAAAACCGGTTGGACGTTGCCATTAAACAAATTGAAAATCTGATTCATCTGCATCCGGATTATCGTCTGGCTCAACTCATTCACGGCGATTTACTGCTGGCTCGCGCACAACCCCTGACCAATATTGGCAATGTCAGTGCTCCGGCTGCGAAATTGAATGATTTGCGCGATGAAGCGCGAGTGCGCCTGAACAGTTACCTCGATCGTCCTGTGGTCGGACTGATTCCACAACAGTTGCTACAGATTGACCCGGGCATCACGACTGCAGTTGTCGTCGACACTTCAAAATCGCGCTTATATGTTTTCAAGAACCAGAATGGTACGCTGACCAATATCGCCGATTATTACGTCACTATCGGTCGCAATGGTGCCGAAAAATCCCGTGAAGGCGATGGTCGCACTCCACTGGGCGTGTATTACATCACCAAAAAGCTGGAAGGCAGCAAGTTGCCGGATCTGTATGGCAGCTTTGCATTTCCGCTCAACTTCCCCAATGACTGGGACGAGAAACAGGGCAGCTTTGGTCACGGCATCTGGCTGCATGGCACCGTCAGCAGCACTTACAGTCGCCCGCCTAAAGCCAGCGAAGGCTGCGTAGTATTAACCAACAACGATCTGGTTGAGCTCGGAAAATACCTGACACCCGGCAGCACGCCGGTGGTGATTGCCGAACGTATCAAATGGGTGCCGCCACAAAGCGCTGAGGCCGATAAAGATGCGCTGATGAAACAGGTTGACGCATGGCGCCGCGATTGGGAAAGCCGCAATACCGATCAGTACCTGCGTCATTACGCCAGCAACTTTACTGCCAACGGCACCAAATTCAACGACTGGGCTGCTGCCAAGCGGCGCGTCAATCAAGGCAAAACCTGGATCAATGTCGATCTCTCCAGGATCAGCATATTCGAATACCCGGGCCAGAAGCAGATGTACATGGTCAGCTTCGATCAGAACTACCGTAGCAACAACCTGAACAACGTCATGCATAAGCGGCAGTATTGGGTGCAGCATAACGGCAGCTGGAAAATAGTTGCCGAAAACGGCGCATAA
- the purF gene encoding amidophosphoribosyltransferase has product MCGIIGIVSHTPVNQLLYDGLLVLQHRGQDAAGIVTAEGNVFHMHKANGLVRDVFRTRDMRNLLGNSGIGHVRYPTAGNAASTAEAQPFYVNSPYGIVLAHNGNLTNTDQLKEDLFRLDLRHVNTSSDSEVLLNVLAHELVEANSTHSLNVERVFKAVAGVHRRCRGAYAVVAMIAGHGLLAFRDPYGIRPLIIGSRQTEMGMEYMLASESVAIDALDYKVMRDVLPGEAIYIDAAGQLHSQQCAENPQYFPCIFEYVYLARPDSVIDGVSVYETRLRMGEQLAEKIRQQWAHLRIDVVIPIPDTSRPSALQLANALGLSYREGFIKNRYIGRTFIMPGQAMRKKSVRQKLNAIGIEFKDKNVLLVDDSIVRGTTSREIVQMARDAGASQVFFASAAPPVRFPNVYGIDMPTRQELLATGRTDEEIAREIGADALVYQDIDALIEAVREINPALQHFDTSCFNGKYVTGDITSEYLDLIESMRCGSNKDSKSTDTLQLDLNLARGT; this is encoded by the coding sequence ATGTGCGGCATAATCGGCATTGTTTCTCATACTCCCGTTAACCAGTTGCTCTATGATGGCTTGCTGGTGTTGCAGCATCGTGGTCAGGATGCTGCGGGGATAGTTACCGCTGAGGGTAATGTGTTTCATATGCACAAGGCTAACGGCCTGGTGCGTGATGTGTTCCGCACGCGCGATATGCGTAACCTGCTGGGTAATTCCGGTATTGGCCATGTGCGCTATCCTACTGCGGGTAACGCAGCCTCCACCGCTGAAGCGCAGCCTTTCTATGTCAATTCGCCGTATGGCATTGTGTTGGCGCATAACGGCAACCTGACCAATACCGATCAGCTCAAGGAAGATTTGTTCCGTCTGGATTTGCGTCATGTGAATACCAGTTCGGATTCCGAAGTGCTGTTGAACGTACTGGCGCATGAACTGGTGGAAGCAAATAGCACCCATAGCCTGAATGTGGAGCGTGTATTCAAGGCAGTGGCTGGCGTACATCGTCGTTGTCGCGGTGCTTATGCAGTCGTAGCGATGATTGCCGGCCATGGTTTGCTGGCATTCCGTGACCCCTACGGCATACGTCCGTTGATCATCGGCAGTCGCCAGACCGAGATGGGTATGGAATACATGCTGGCATCCGAGAGTGTAGCGATCGACGCACTGGATTACAAAGTGATGCGTGATGTGTTGCCGGGTGAAGCCATTTATATTGATGCGGCAGGTCAGTTGCATAGCCAGCAGTGTGCAGAAAATCCGCAATATTTCCCGTGCATTTTTGAATATGTGTATCTGGCGCGTCCGGATTCAGTGATAGACGGCGTATCGGTCTATGAAACCCGTTTGCGCATGGGCGAGCAGCTGGCAGAAAAAATACGCCAGCAATGGGCGCATCTGCGCATTGATGTGGTGATACCGATACCGGATACCAGTCGCCCGAGTGCATTGCAGCTGGCGAATGCGCTGGGTTTGTCTTATCGTGAAGGCTTCATCAAGAACCGCTATATCGGTCGTACTTTCATCATGCCTGGCCAGGCCATGCGCAAGAAATCGGTACGTCAGAAGCTCAATGCCATCGGCATAGAATTTAAAGACAAAAACGTATTGCTGGTAGATGACTCCATCGTTCGCGGCACGACCAGCCGTGAAATCGTGCAAATGGCACGGGATGCGGGCGCCAGCCAGGTATTTTTTGCTTCGGCTGCGCCACCAGTACGCTTCCCTAACGTATATGGCATAGATATGCCTACACGCCAGGAATTGCTGGCCACTGGTCGCACCGATGAAGAGATCGCTCGCGAGATCGGCGCAGATGCCCTGGTTTACCAGGATATCGATGCCTTGATCGAAGCAGTGCGGGAGATCAATCCCGCGTTGCAGCACTTCGATACTTCCTGCTTTAACGGCAAGTATGTGACGGGTGACATCACCTCGGAATACCTGGACTTGATTGAGTCCATGCGTTGCGGCAGCAACAAGGACAGCAAGAGTACCGATACCTTGCAGCTGGATCTGAATCTGGCGCGTGGGACTTAA
- a CDS encoding SPOR domain-containing protein, producing the protein MAIQATSEEQLRLKKRARQRLLGAATLLISAAIVLPMVLDQTPRPVNPDIAIEMPGAGVTAPPVSVVAPPLAVPAPTPAPQTSDVTAEKSLDPIKTAITQPAAEVAHNDVAEQKQSAEAKLTQQKEAEHKANEAKAAAAEKAKQTEQAKLAHDKEVAHQAALAAEKSQQAAKAKQSAPAKSDVAATKTELSPAPATDKHAHEADNGHYVVQLGAFSSAENVRQLRERLNAVGVSTYTETLPSGATRVRAGPFAERGQADKTLAKISAAGIQAQIVPLHK; encoded by the coding sequence ATGGCCATTCAAGCCACGTCTGAAGAGCAATTGAGATTAAAAAAACGTGCCCGGCAGCGCTTGCTGGGTGCTGCGACTTTGCTGATCAGCGCCGCAATCGTTTTGCCTATGGTGCTGGATCAGACCCCACGCCCTGTCAATCCGGATATCGCGATCGAAATGCCGGGTGCGGGTGTGACTGCTCCCCCCGTATCTGTTGTCGCCCCGCCACTCGCAGTCCCTGCACCGACCCCTGCCCCTCAAACAAGTGATGTAACGGCTGAAAAGTCGCTCGATCCGATCAAAACTGCGATTACTCAACCTGCTGCAGAAGTTGCGCATAACGATGTCGCCGAGCAGAAACAAAGTGCAGAGGCAAAGCTTACTCAGCAAAAAGAGGCTGAACACAAAGCCAATGAGGCGAAAGCAGCGGCTGCTGAAAAAGCGAAGCAGACAGAACAAGCTAAATTAGCGCATGACAAAGAAGTGGCGCATCAGGCTGCGCTAGCAGCAGAAAAGTCCCAGCAAGCTGCTAAAGCCAAGCAGTCTGCACCCGCCAAATCAGATGTAGCAGCAACTAAAACGGAACTGTCTCCAGCGCCAGCAACCGATAAACATGCACACGAAGCGGACAATGGCCATTATGTTGTGCAATTAGGTGCATTCAGCAGTGCTGAGAATGTACGGCAATTGCGTGAGCGTCTGAATGCAGTTGGGGTAAGTACTTACACCGAAACGTTGCCAAGTGGTGCAACACGGGTACGTGCAGGTCCATTTGCCGAACGCGGTCAGGCGGATAAAACGCTGGCTAAAATCAGCGCTGCCGGCATACAGGCACAAATTGTACCGCTGCATAAGTAA
- a CDS encoding nuclear transport factor 2 family protein: MKRTPLLALLFAVVTGYAAFAYAAPNTEFQEINGLFKQGQYAPALDRVNAYISKNPQDAQARFLKGLILTEQNKNAEAIKVFTGLTEDFPELPEPYNNLAVLYAAQGQYEKAKNALEMAINTHPSYATAHENLGDIYAKMASIAYDKALQLDNHNASAQTKLALIKDLFGGRKSTMIAKANDTKVKPAAAVVAATPVVTAGVAKPVEVKPVETKPAPAATDNSGATEAVQAWAKAWASQNADAYLAAYSPKFKTPGGESRSNWETTRRERINHPKKIEVTLSDINVTTTGSNQATVSFKQAYRSDRFSATSHKALELTKTNGKWLITEERSR, encoded by the coding sequence ATGAAACGAACTCCCCTTTTAGCCCTGTTATTCGCGGTCGTCACTGGTTATGCGGCTTTCGCCTATGCAGCTCCCAACACAGAATTTCAAGAAATCAATGGCTTATTCAAACAAGGCCAATACGCTCCCGCCCTCGACAGGGTCAATGCCTATATCAGCAAGAACCCGCAAGATGCTCAAGCCCGCTTTCTTAAAGGCCTGATTCTGACCGAACAGAATAAAAATGCCGAAGCCATCAAGGTCTTTACCGGTCTGACCGAAGACTTCCCTGAGCTGCCAGAGCCGTACAACAACCTTGCCGTGCTGTATGCTGCACAAGGTCAGTATGAGAAAGCCAAGAACGCTCTGGAAATGGCGATCAACACGCACCCCAGCTATGCCACGGCACATGAAAATCTGGGTGACATTTATGCAAAAATGGCTTCCATTGCTTACGATAAAGCCCTGCAACTGGATAACCACAATGCTTCTGCACAGACTAAGCTTGCTCTGATCAAAGACTTGTTTGGTGGGCGCAAATCCACCATGATTGCCAAAGCCAATGATACCAAAGTCAAACCGGCTGCAGCCGTGGTCGCCGCCACACCAGTGGTAACCGCGGGTGTTGCCAAACCTGTTGAAGTCAAACCAGTTGAGACCAAACCAGCACCTGCCGCAACCGATAACAGCGGTGCAACCGAAGCCGTACAAGCCTGGGCCAAAGCATGGGCCAGCCAGAATGCTGATGCCTATCTGGCAGCGTATTCGCCCAAATTCAAAACGCCGGGTGGCGAGTCACGCAGCAACTGGGAAACCACACGCCGTGAACGTATCAATCACCCTAAGAAAATTGAAGTGACATTATCGGATATCAACGTCACTACCACGGGTAGTAACCAGGCTACAGTGAGCTTCAAACAGGCTTATCGGTCAGATCGTTTCAGCGCGACTTCACACAAGGCATTGGAACTCACCAAAACCAATGGCAAATGGCTGATTACCGAGGAACGCTCACGTTAA
- a CDS encoding O-succinylhomoserine sulfhydrylase: MDNEDYDIETLAVRAGISRSQFGEHSEALFLTSSFIFKNAAEAEARFRGEQPGNIYARFTNPTVTMFEQRLAALEGAERCVATASGMSAILATVMGLLSAGDHIIASRSIFGSTVQLFNNIIGRFGVETTFVSPTDISEWQAALRPNTKLFFVESPSNPLTEVSDIGALAALAKQHGVTLAVDNCFCSPALQRPLSLGADIVIHSATKYLDGQGRVLGGAVLGNHKLLEGVYGFLRTAGPTLSAFNAWIFLKGLETLKLRMDAHSASALALAQWLEAHPQVERVYYPGLPSHSQHELAMRQQRTGGGIVAFEVKGGKDAAWQVVDSTRMISITANLGDAKTTITHPTTTTHSRLTPEQRASAGIRDGLLRVAVGLESLRDIQNDLARGLDAL; encoded by the coding sequence ATGGATAATGAAGATTACGACATAGAAACCCTGGCAGTCCGTGCCGGGATCAGCCGCAGCCAGTTTGGTGAACATAGTGAAGCGCTGTTTTTGACCTCCAGCTTCATATTCAAGAACGCAGCTGAAGCCGAAGCCCGCTTTCGTGGTGAACAGCCCGGCAATATCTACGCGCGCTTTACCAATCCGACCGTTACCATGTTCGAGCAGCGGCTGGCAGCGCTGGAAGGCGCCGAGCGCTGTGTGGCGACAGCCTCCGGCATGTCAGCGATATTGGCGACGGTAATGGGTCTGCTGTCGGCGGGCGATCACATTATTGCCTCGCGCTCCATTTTTGGTTCTACCGTACAGCTGTTCAATAACATTATCGGGCGCTTCGGCGTGGAGACGACCTTCGTCTCGCCGACTGATATCAGCGAATGGCAGGCGGCACTGCGGCCTAATACCAAGCTGTTTTTCGTCGAATCACCGTCCAATCCGTTGACCGAAGTCAGCGATATTGGCGCGTTGGCGGCATTGGCCAAACAGCATGGGGTGACATTGGCGGTAGATAACTGCTTCTGCTCACCGGCGCTGCAACGGCCATTATCGTTAGGTGCAGACATCGTGATTCACTCCGCCACCAAATATCTGGATGGGCAAGGGCGCGTACTGGGTGGTGCGGTGCTGGGTAATCATAAACTGCTGGAAGGGGTGTATGGCTTTCTGCGAACCGCAGGCCCTACGCTGAGTGCGTTTAACGCGTGGATATTCCTCAAAGGACTGGAAACGCTGAAATTACGTATGGATGCACACTCGGCATCTGCCTTGGCGTTGGCGCAATGGCTGGAAGCGCATCCACAGGTCGAGCGCGTGTACTACCCAGGTTTGCCATCGCATTCACAGCATGAGCTGGCGATGCGTCAGCAGCGCACCGGCGGCGGCATTGTTGCCTTTGAAGTCAAGGGCGGCAAGGATGCGGCATGGCAGGTGGTGGACAGCACGCGGATGATATCCATTACCGCCAATCTGGGTGATGCCAAAACCACGATTACGCATCCGACCACGACTACGCATAGCCGCCTGACCCCGGAACAGCGGGCCAGTGCCGGTATTCGGGATGGTTTGTTGCGGGTAGCGGTAGGGCTGGAGTCCTTGCGTGATATCCAGAACGATCTGGCGCGGGGTCTGGATGCGTTATAA
- the cysS gene encoding cysteine--tRNA ligase: MLTIYNSLGREKQPFVAIIPGQVRLYVCGMTVYDYCHLGHARVMVVFDMITRWLRASGYDVEYVRNITDIDDKIIKRAAENNESIGELTQRFITAMNEDATALGVLPPSHEPRATDFVKQMQAMISVLIERGLAYAADNGDVYYAVHAFPGYGKLSGKSLDELQAGERVEIDQSKRDPLDFVLWKAAKPGEPSWESPWGAGRPGWHIECSAMGEYYLSNHFDIHGGGQDLQFPHHENEIAQSEGAHGCTLANYWIHNGFVRVDNEKMSKSLGNFFTIREVLTRYDAETLRFFIVRAHYRSPLNYSDHHLDDAKQSLNRLYTALREVPAADVEIDWQAPHAARFKVAMDDDFNTSEAVAVLFDLATETNKTKSGQTAGLLKALGGVLGLLQNDPASHLQAMTSSAYSAEQIEQLIADRAAARKAKDFAEGDRIRKQLLDAGIVLEDSAQGTIWRRD, encoded by the coding sequence ATGCTCACAATTTATAATTCATTAGGGCGTGAAAAACAGCCGTTTGTTGCAATTATCCCGGGACAGGTTCGTCTCTATGTTTGCGGGATGACCGTTTACGATTATTGCCACCTGGGTCATGCCCGCGTCATGGTTGTATTCGACATGATTACACGCTGGTTGCGGGCTTCCGGCTATGATGTTGAATATGTACGTAATATTACTGATATCGACGACAAAATCATCAAGCGCGCAGCAGAAAACAACGAGTCTATCGGCGAACTGACCCAGCGTTTTATTACCGCCATGAATGAAGATGCCACAGCGTTGGGCGTATTGCCGCCCAGCCATGAGCCGCGTGCTACCGATTTTGTCAAACAGATGCAGGCCATGATCAGCGTGTTGATCGAGCGCGGTCTGGCCTATGCAGCAGACAATGGCGACGTGTATTACGCTGTGCATGCTTTCCCCGGCTACGGCAAGCTGTCGGGCAAATCGCTGGATGAGCTGCAGGCCGGCGAACGGGTCGAAATCGACCAGAGTAAACGTGACCCGCTGGATTTCGTATTGTGGAAAGCGGCCAAGCCGGGTGAGCCATCATGGGAGTCTCCGTGGGGTGCCGGACGGCCGGGCTGGCATATCGAATGCTCGGCGATGGGCGAGTATTACCTGTCCAACCACTTCGACATCCACGGCGGCGGTCAGGATCTGCAATTTCCACATCACGAAAACGAGATCGCCCAGTCCGAGGGCGCGCATGGCTGTACCCTGGCGAATTACTGGATACATAACGGCTTTGTGCGTGTGGATAACGAAAAAATGTCCAAATCGCTGGGCAATTTCTTCACCATTCGCGAAGTGCTGACCCGCTACGATGCCGAAACGCTGCGCTTTTTCATCGTGCGTGCCCATTATCGCAGCCCGTTAAACTATTCCGATCATCATCTGGATGATGCCAAACAGTCGCTCAACCGGCTCTACACCGCGTTACGCGAGGTGCCTGCAGCGGATGTCGAAATCGACTGGCAAGCACCGCATGCGGCACGGTTCAAAGTGGCAATGGACGACGACTTTAATACCTCGGAAGCGGTTGCCGTGCTGTTTGATCTCGCCACCGAAACCAACAAGACCAAGTCGGGTCAAACTGCCGGGTTGCTCAAAGCGCTGGGCGGCGTGCTCGGCTTGTTGCAGAACGACCCGGCCAGCCACTTGCAGGCGATGACCAGCAGCGCCTACAGCGCCGAACAGATCGAGCAGCTTATCGCCGATCGTGCCGCGGCGCGCAAGGCCAAGGATTTTGCCGAAGGCGACCGCATCCGCAAGCAGTTGCTGGATGCCGGTATCGTGCTGGAAGACAGCGCACAAGGTACTATCTGGCGGCGTGATTAA